In Eulemur rufifrons isolate Redbay chromosome 2, OSU_ERuf_1, whole genome shotgun sequence, the sequence GTGGCTGAGTGAGCAGCATCAGCATGTACCAGGTAAGTGAACAAGGGGTGGGCAGAGTAGAGCGCCTGCTGAGAGGGAAAGGAGCAGAGATGTTgctgagggtggagggaggccAGGCTCCTGGGTTTGGAGCTGGGAGCCAGGTGGAGCTGGAAACCAGTATCTCAGAAAGCAGCTGGTGCAGGGTTTGGGTGGGAAGGGGACCTGGATTAGGTGGGAGCAGGTCTCTCACTGGCCTTTTCCTACAGGTGGCTGCATTCTTGGCAATGGTCATGGGAACCCACACTCTCGGTTCCCATGAAGGACTCCAGAAAGACTGCAGCCATTGGCCCAGCTGCTGCCCCAGGAAAGGGCAGGAGTCCACTGAGGAATGGCTGAAGTGGAGCACTGTGCTCATGACTCCCCCAGAACCAGCTAGCCTCGCCCCCCACCCAGAATCCTGCAGGTCCAGTGAAGATGGACCCCTCAACAGCAGGGCCATTTCCCCCTGGAGATATGAGTGAGTCTGCTGTCCCTTCCCGAATGCCTGCAGGAGCTACCCTATGTGTGCTGGTCAGAGTATGTGTGAGGACAAGGGAGTTCCATCCAATTCCAGCCTCCCTTCCCTTTTTAATCTCAAAGAGGCCATAAATGTTTGGGACTTAGACAAGGCCTGGATTTGAGTCCTAGCTCTGACTCTCATTGGGTGACCTTGAGCCAATTACTCAAGTTTTTGAAgctccagctttctttttttgtcatctgtaaaactaTGTAATATCCCATAGGCTAATGTGCAGATCAAGtgatataatgtatataaaagtcCGTACTTATGcggtttctctccttttcttttttaaaaatccctataATGGCCCGTGCTTTTCTAACAAAAATATCAGAGAATAATGGCACGATACAGGCATGAAGCATCCCAATATCAAGTGGTATTGCCCTGGGCCATGGATGGGTTACAAATATTCTAAGGAGTAAAACCCTCAATTCTAGGGCCTTAGGggtttcaaacatttttcttcttctgtcctGCGTGCGTTCTCACCAGGTGTCTGCATTCCCACTCCCTATAAGTCTTAGCCTTGGCTTTGGGGATGGAGAAGTTCAGTGGAGCAGGGAGGGTGTCAGCTTTAATTGAGGTTAGATCTAGGGTGGACACTACAGGTCACAATGCTCTGGAGTGGTCTCCGAAGGCTGACTGTTTCCTGGGCCAAATCCAATGGTGTGGGAACCTCCTAAGGGGACGGTTGAGATGGTTGACTCAGCTTTGATCCAGACTCCTCGTTAG encodes:
- the IL25 gene encoding interleukin-25, which codes for MLLRVEGGQAPGFGAGSQVELETSISESSWCRVWVGRGPGLGGSRSLTGLFLQVAAFLAMVMGTHTLGSHEGLQKDCSHWPSCCPRKGQESTEEWLKWSTVLMTPPEPASLAPHPESCRSSEDGPLNSRAISPWRYELDRDLNRFPQDLYHARCLCPHCVSLQTGSHMDPLGNSELLYHNQTVFYRRPCRGAQEAHRGYCLERRLYHVSLACVCVRPRVMA